In Alkaliphilus flagellatus, one DNA window encodes the following:
- a CDS encoding CopG family ribbon-helix-helix protein — protein MADSKRIMISLPDSLLQEVDNIVSIEKTNRSEFIREAMKLYIRERNKMELREQMKKGYQEMGLINLALAELGLSLDMSLLETYEAQMAECE, from the coding sequence ATGGCTGACTCAAAACGAATTATGATAAGCCTTCCTGACAGTCTTTTACAAGAGGTAGACAATATTGTTTCCATAGAAAAGACAAATCGAAGTGAATTTATTCGTGAGGCGATGAAATTATATATACGGGAGAGAAATAAAATGGAATTACGGGAGCAGATGAAAAAAGGCTATCAAGAAATGGGACTAATTAATCTAGCATTGGCTGAATTGGGATTAAGCTTAGATATGTCATTGTTGGAAACCTACGAAGCGCAGATGGCGGAGTGTGAGTAG
- a CDS encoding ABC transporter ATP-binding protein — translation MENQDKVLQVKNLNISFNTYSGKVRAVRGVSLDLHKGETLAIVGESGSGKSVTNKAIVGILSKNATINTGEIIYEGKDLTKYSDNEFNKIRGSKISMIFQDPMSSLDPVMKIGNQITEALIVKQRISKDQAKKKAMDLMVAVGIPEPEKRYNQYPFQFSGGMRQRIVIATALACDPEVLICDEPTTALDVTIQAQTLELIKKIQQERDLSVIFITHDLGVVANVADRVAVMYAGKIVEYGTVDEIFYSPQHPYTWSLLASMPDLDTDSSDELLMIPGTPPNMLYPPKGDAFAARNKYAMKIDFEKEPPMFQVSDTHYAATWLLHPDAPKVEIPKVLQKRIEKQKERLVVSNEAR, via the coding sequence ATGGAAAACCAAGACAAAGTATTACAGGTAAAAAATTTAAATATAAGCTTTAATACTTATTCAGGAAAAGTTCGTGCAGTACGTGGAGTTAGCCTTGATTTACATAAAGGAGAAACATTGGCTATTGTTGGAGAATCAGGTTCAGGAAAATCCGTTACAAACAAGGCTATAGTAGGTATTTTATCTAAAAATGCAACTATAAATACTGGAGAAATTATTTATGAAGGAAAAGATTTAACTAAATACTCCGATAATGAGTTCAATAAAATTAGGGGTTCAAAAATTTCTATGATATTTCAGGACCCAATGTCATCATTAGATCCTGTTATGAAGATAGGCAATCAAATTACAGAAGCCTTAATTGTTAAGCAAAGAATTAGTAAAGATCAGGCTAAGAAAAAAGCTATGGATCTAATGGTGGCCGTAGGGATTCCAGAACCTGAAAAACGATATAATCAGTATCCTTTCCAATTTTCTGGGGGAATGAGACAGAGAATAGTCATTGCCACAGCCCTTGCGTGTGATCCTGAAGTGTTAATTTGTGATGAACCTACAACAGCATTAGATGTAACGATCCAAGCACAGACTTTAGAATTAATCAAGAAGATACAGCAAGAGAGAGATTTGTCTGTAATATTTATTACTCATGATCTAGGGGTTGTTGCTAATGTAGCTGATCGTGTGGCAGTTATGTATGCAGGTAAAATAGTTGAATATGGAACTGTAGATGAAATATTTTATAGCCCACAGCATCCATATACATGGAGCTTACTAGCATCAATGCCAGATTTAGATACAGATTCATCAGATGAGTTACTAATGATACCAGGAACACCACCTAATATGCTATACCCACCAAAGGGAGATGCGTTTGCTGCTAGAAACAAATATGCTATGAAGATTGATTTTGAAAAGGAACCACCAATGTTTCAAGTTAGTGATACCCATTATGCAGCTACATGGCTTCTGCATCCTGATGCTCCCAAAGTAGAGATTCCAAAGGTATTGCAGAAGCGAATTGAGAAGCAGAAGGAAAGGTTGGTGGTAAGTAATGAAGCACGCTAA
- the alr gene encoding alanine racemase → MALGENLRPVWAEINLDNVKHNIKEVKNIVKKDTIVCAVVKADGYGHGAVELTKVLLNNGADRLAVATLGEAVQLRKAGYTVPIMVLGYTPEVQGQIVIDNNIIQTVYTYEQAIYFSNTAKETNQQLIIHLKLDTGMSRLGFQPNDESINDIKEIFKLPNLTVEGIFTHFATADDKNKEYTYKQFNIFMDFVNKLEEEDCIIPIKHVSNSAAIIDLPEMNLDMVRPGIILYGLYPSDDVNKEKIRLKQVMELKAKISHIKVLPKDNGISYGLKYTTQDNEKIITIPIGYADGYTRMMSGKAQVMVKGKVIPLVGRICMDQCMANATGVDVKAGDEVILYSNDRESGITINDIANKLGTINYEIVCMLGKRVPRVYLENNNLLHIKDSLLI, encoded by the coding sequence ATGGCTTTAGGGGAAAACTTAAGACCAGTATGGGCAGAAATTAACTTGGATAATGTAAAGCACAATATTAAAGAAGTAAAAAATATAGTTAAGAAAGATACTATAGTATGTGCTGTTGTAAAGGCTGACGGTTATGGTCATGGAGCAGTAGAACTTACTAAGGTTTTACTTAACAATGGAGCGGACCGTCTTGCTGTAGCTACACTAGGTGAAGCAGTACAGTTAAGAAAAGCAGGATATACAGTACCTATTATGGTTCTAGGATATACACCAGAGGTGCAGGGGCAAATAGTAATAGATAATAATATTATTCAAACTGTATATACTTACGAACAGGCAATATATTTTTCAAACACTGCTAAAGAAACTAATCAGCAATTAATAATACATTTAAAACTAGATACTGGAATGTCTAGATTAGGATTCCAACCAAATGATGAATCTATAAATGATATAAAAGAAATATTTAAGCTACCAAATTTAACAGTAGAGGGTATTTTTACTCATTTTGCTACAGCCGACGATAAAAACAAGGAATACACATACAAACAATTTAATATATTTATGGATTTTGTTAATAAACTTGAAGAAGAAGACTGTATCATTCCTATTAAGCATGTATCTAATAGTGCAGCAATTATTGATCTTCCTGAAATGAATTTAGATATGGTAAGACCAGGAATAATACTCTATGGATTATATCCATCAGATGATGTAAATAAAGAGAAAATTAGATTAAAGCAGGTAATGGAACTAAAGGCCAAAATTTCTCATATTAAAGTCCTTCCAAAAGACAATGGAATTAGCTATGGTCTAAAGTATACTACACAAGATAATGAAAAAATAATTACAATTCCCATTGGATATGCAGATGGATATACCAGAATGATGTCTGGCAAGGCGCAAGTAATGGTAAAGGGCAAAGTAATACCACTAGTTGGTCGAATTTGTATGGATCAATGTATGGCAAATGCTACAGGGGTGGATGTTAAAGCTGGAGATGAGGTTATACTATATAGTAACGACAGAGAAAGTGGGATTACTATCAATGATATTGCAAACAAACTTGGAACTATTAATTATGAGATTGTATGTATGTTGGGAAAACGTGTTCCAAGAGTCTATTTGGAAAATAATAACCTTTTACACATCAAGGATAGTTTGTTAATATAG
- a CDS encoding ABC transporter ATP-binding protein — protein MKHANTQPVLEVKNLKQYFTSGFGKNKVVVKAVDDVSFNIYKGETFGLVGESGCGKTTTGRSIIKLYEPTGGEVLFKGKSITGKLSKEQMKEVTRGIQMIFQDPIASLNPRMTVKEIIGEGLKINKICKNETEMMEMIYNILETVGLTREHATRYPHEFSGGQRQRIGIARALITNPDLVIADEPISALDVSIQAQVLNLLNNLRKKLGLTVLFIAHDLSVVKYFSDRIGVMYYGKLVELADSEELYKNPIHPYTKSLLSAVPSPDPNLERTRKRIYYNPDMHDYSEESPKLVEIKPRHFVYGSKSEIEEYRKAF, from the coding sequence ATGAAGCACGCTAATACACAGCCTGTTTTGGAAGTTAAAAATTTAAAGCAGTATTTTACAAGTGGTTTTGGAAAAAATAAGGTAGTGGTAAAGGCGGTAGACGATGTAAGTTTTAATATTTATAAAGGGGAAACCTTTGGTTTAGTTGGAGAATCTGGTTGTGGAAAAACTACAACAGGTCGATCTATTATTAAACTGTATGAGCCAACAGGTGGTGAAGTATTATTTAAGGGCAAATCAATTACAGGTAAGCTTTCTAAGGAGCAAATGAAGGAGGTAACTCGAGGTATTCAAATGATATTCCAAGACCCAATTGCATCTTTAAACCCTAGAATGACAGTTAAGGAGATTATAGGAGAAGGCTTGAAAATTAATAAGATATGTAAAAATGAAACAGAAATGATGGAAATGATATATAATATACTTGAAACTGTAGGATTGACTAGAGAACATGCTACACGTTATCCACACGAATTTTCAGGAGGACAAAGGCAACGTATTGGTATTGCAAGGGCATTAATTACTAATCCTGACCTAGTTATTGCAGATGAGCCTATTTCTGCATTAGATGTATCTATTCAAGCACAGGTATTGAATCTATTGAATAATTTAAGAAAGAAGTTAGGCTTAACAGTATTATTTATTGCCCATGATTTATCTGTTGTTAAATATTTTTCAGATCGGATTGGAGTAATGTATTATGGAAAATTAGTCGAACTAGCAGATTCTGAAGAATTATATAAGAATCCAATCCATCCTTATACTAAGTCATTACTTTCTGCAGTTCCATCACCGGACCCTAATCTTGAAAGGACTAGAAAGCGAATTTATTATAATCCTGATATGCATGATTATAGTGAAGAAAGTCCTAAATTAGTTGAAATAAAACCTAGACACTTTGTTTATGGTTCTAAATCAGAAATAGAGGAATATAGAAAAGCTTTTTAG
- the acpS gene encoding holo-ACP synthase — translation MIKGIGIDIIEIDRIRQAVAKNNRFIDRIFTVNEKEIFEEKNYLPHTIAGFFAAKEAVAKALGTGIRNMEWKDIEILKDPLGKPYVKLHNNARDLAYSMNIDKVLISISHSKENAVAQAMAI, via the coding sequence ATGATTAAAGGTATAGGAATTGACATTATAGAAATCGATAGAATAAGACAAGCAGTGGCAAAAAACAACAGATTTATAGACCGAATATTCACAGTAAATGAAAAGGAAATATTTGAAGAGAAAAACTATCTTCCTCACACTATAGCTGGCTTCTTTGCTGCTAAAGAGGCAGTGGCTAAGGCATTGGGTACAGGAATAAGAAACATGGAGTGGAAAGATATCGAAATATTAAAAGACCCTTTAGGGAAACCCTATGTAAAATTGCATAATAATGCTAGAGATTTAGCATATAGTATGAATATAGATAAAGTATTGATATCAATATCCCATAGCAAGGAAAATGCTGTTGCCCAAGCTATGGCCATCTAA
- a CDS encoding coiled-coil domain-containing protein: MFLKKNESIEFANTIMKKSRIPILIYDEQWKKLFTNSMNKSMETLSKDLQQLLTEEKELEHRLKSSQGRKRILMNKIIHLSDRLNSKGEEVEISDIEDAKDEIAKINEEIDEIRENLELYPKKIESTNMELLKETAKVAYSEINNTQTRLSDIEEEINILREKLGQYRDEKEALEEKAQVLYSLLHSIIGPEEIEKLDVKFFQK; the protein is encoded by the coding sequence ATGTTTTTGAAAAAAAATGAATCTATAGAATTTGCTAACACGATTATGAAAAAAAGTAGAATTCCGATTTTAATTTACGATGAACAGTGGAAAAAGTTATTTACCAATAGTATGAATAAATCTATGGAAACTTTAAGTAAGGACCTTCAACAGCTATTAACAGAAGAAAAGGAATTAGAGCATAGGCTAAAATCAAGCCAAGGAAGAAAACGTATACTAATGAATAAGATAATACATCTATCAGATCGTTTGAATAGTAAAGGTGAAGAAGTCGAAATCTCAGATATAGAAGATGCTAAGGATGAAATTGCTAAAATAAACGAAGAAATTGATGAAATACGCGAAAACTTAGAATTATATCCAAAAAAAATAGAAAGTACAAATATGGAGTTATTAAAAGAGACTGCTAAGGTCGCATATTCTGAAATTAATAATACACAAACTAGACTTTCGGATATAGAGGAAGAAATTAACATATTGCGTGAAAAGTTAGGCCAATATCGGGATGAGAAAGAAGCATTAGAGGAAAAAGCACAAGTTTTATATTCATTACTACACTCTATTATAGGACCAGAGGAAATAGAGAAACTAGATGTAAAGTTTTTTCAAAAATAG
- a CDS encoding ABC transporter permease translates to MGTTEEVKVQKSDFEFVQLNDQILDTKFEGEPIGFFKDAMLRFKRNKSAIIASIFITIIIFMAIFGPMINPYTYRQQNLDWDLLPPRIPVVEKIGIFDGTKVMDIRKTSLEERYKDSLVRIEEEYIFHYRGEEIPMVKARIDVYELKNAEDQYFWFGTDSLGRDQWTRLWRGSRVSLMIAFLAVIINVCIGVVYGSISGYYGGMTDMLMQRFIEIISAIPTIVLVMLLMMFLGSGIFSFVLAFVFTGWIGMSRMIRAQFYKYKGQEYVLASRTMGAKDSKLIFRHILPNAIGPLITQATLAIPSAIFLESTLSYLGLGIGAPEPSIGNLLAEGQKVLLNNPHLTIFPAIVISILMLSFNLFGNGLRDAFDPTLRGHE, encoded by the coding sequence ATGGGAACAACTGAAGAAGTTAAAGTACAAAAATCTGATTTTGAATTTGTACAATTAAATGACCAAATATTAGATACAAAGTTTGAAGGAGAACCTATCGGCTTTTTTAAGGATGCAATGCTTCGTTTCAAAAGAAATAAAAGTGCCATAATAGCGAGTATATTCATTACGATTATTATTTTTATGGCTATTTTTGGACCTATGATAAACCCATATACATACAGACAACAAAATTTAGATTGGGATTTACTGCCACCTAGAATACCTGTAGTTGAAAAAATAGGAATATTTGACGGAACTAAGGTAATGGATATAAGAAAAACAAGTCTAGAGGAACGTTATAAGGATTCTTTGGTGAGAATTGAGGAAGAATATATATTCCACTATCGAGGTGAAGAAATTCCGATGGTGAAAGCTAGAATAGATGTATATGAGCTTAAAAATGCAGAGGATCAATATTTTTGGTTTGGAACCGATTCTCTAGGTCGTGACCAATGGACACGTTTGTGGCGAGGATCTAGAGTTTCTCTAATGATTGCATTTCTGGCAGTTATAATCAATGTATGTATCGGCGTTGTTTACGGATCTATCTCAGGTTATTATGGAGGAATGACCGATATGCTCATGCAGAGATTCATAGAAATTATTAGTGCTATTCCAACTATTGTATTGGTAATGTTGCTTATGATGTTTTTAGGGTCGGGGATATTTTCCTTTGTTCTAGCCTTTGTTTTTACAGGTTGGATAGGAATGAGTCGCATGATTAGAGCTCAATTTTATAAATATAAGGGGCAGGAGTACGTATTGGCATCTAGAACAATGGGAGCTAAGGATAGTAAGTTAATATTTAGACATATCCTACCAAACGCAATAGGTCCACTTATTACTCAAGCTACATTGGCAATTCCATCAGCCATTTTTCTTGAATCTACTTTATCTTACCTAGGCTTAGGTATTGGGGCACCAGAACCGTCTATTGGTAATTTATTAGCTGAAGGTCAAAAAGTGTTATTAAACAATCCGCATTTAACTATATTTCCTGCCATCGTAATTTCAATTTTAATGCTCTCTTTCAACTTATTTGGTAATGGGCTAAGAGATGCTTTTGATCCAACGCTAAGAGGACATGAATAG
- a CDS encoding type II toxin-antitoxin system PemK/MazF family toxin encodes MIIKRGDIFYADLSPVIGSEQGGVRPVLVVQNDIGNRYSPTVIIVAITSQINKAKLPTHVEIKCSDYGLPKDSVLLLEQIRTIDKRRLEEKIGHVTEDIMEKVNEALLVSLGLIEF; translated from the coding sequence GTGATTATTAAAAGAGGAGATATCTTTTATGCTGATCTAAGTCCTGTAATAGGATCTGAGCAAGGGGGAGTAAGGCCTGTATTAGTAGTACAAAATGATATAGGAAATCGATATAGTCCTACAGTTATAATTGTAGCTATTACTTCACAGATTAATAAAGCTAAGCTTCCAACCCATGTTGAAATTAAATGCTCTGATTATGGATTACCAAAAGATTCAGTTTTGTTACTGGAGCAAATTCGAACAATTGATAAAAGACGTTTGGAGGAAAAAATCGGCCATGTAACAGAAGATATAATGGAAAAAGTAAACGAGGCTTTGTTAGTTAGTCTCGGTTTAATTGAATTTTAA
- a CDS encoding LolA family protein produces MRLLKVILVLLVVVISITACKKPSDKEKYYDAHKKMMEIKSYQTIAKISSYTGDSKREYEFNQMFQYPDKYRLEVISPNSIKGNLTIFNGKVAWIQHATINQTWKMDNFEQSKEQLMFIGYFLKNFINSENSTYHSESFKGQDSIVVTTELPGGNPHFYSQRLWIDGKDFTPLRLNIIDNQDRVRFEVYYEDFKMNPELSEDLFYLD; encoded by the coding sequence ATGAGACTCTTGAAGGTTATACTTGTACTACTTGTGGTTGTTATTTCTATAACTGCATGTAAAAAACCTTCGGATAAAGAGAAATATTACGATGCACATAAGAAGATGATGGAAATAAAGAGTTACCAAACTATTGCTAAAATATCAAGCTATACAGGGGATAGTAAGAGAGAATATGAATTCAATCAGATGTTTCAGTATCCAGATAAATATCGATTAGAAGTAATATCGCCAAATAGTATTAAGGGTAATTTAACTATATTTAATGGTAAGGTGGCTTGGATTCAACATGCTACTATTAATCAGACTTGGAAGATGGATAATTTTGAGCAGTCAAAGGAACAATTGATGTTTATAGGTTATTTTTTAAAAAACTTTATAAACTCAGAAAATAGTACCTATCATAGTGAAAGTTTTAAGGGACAAGATAGCATTGTAGTTACTACAGAATTACCTGGAGGGAATCCTCATTTTTATAGTCAGAGACTTTGGATTGATGGTAAGGATTTTACTCCTTTGCGACTTAACATTATAGATAATCAGGATAGAGTTAGATTTGAAGTTTACTATGAAGATTTTAAAATGAATCCTGAATTGAGTGAAGATTTATTTTATTTAGATTAA
- a CDS encoding DUF5693 family protein, producing the protein MIKKNKIFLIIVLSIAILATTIFQRMTIESNNKVVDVVLDYAEMNELALQSDNELKWWFSNFKDFGIKYVGLHEETLSSLVHDNKDVNIIMGWELLQNNTTKETYLSNLENDSKEYEISKYDVLITTESEETFNFINDGLTSRYDKELFEVLSNEDKYTILLKGTIYDMVYLQNQSLSDVNGKGVPIDPIKQNPYTSKLVNLGLGFDAEKIELIKASGLEVLPRPSNYSQWTTDKYIDALFKDYEDFNMIPPVFIFTGDAMLGYPDYNHIVSEYMQNNNIKVGLIESSVQRGHMDQKVVEDLAKGLEYNAVRIFSIPNYIQERFKFYNYEGAEEIENTLYRAVTERNIRLIYFKPFKESTRSYVTDFEEYEKMFNRFEERIAAHDMTIGRSSVMKPNRVRIAKQTLIGWGVVAAGILLLSTLFNMSKKIKYALLAIGMLLVPAAYIVKPLLMEKMMALAASIIFPSLAMAWVCKECKKHFNSNEKKYSLLNTIIIASKDLIIATAISLLGGFFVGGILSNTDFLLEMDIFRGVKISQMLPIVIYGATYIAYFGYKNKKQVKNRPSLKLEDIKTLLFEDVKIIYVLLSAILLVVGYIYIARTGHETNIQPSTFEMIARNILEENLLARPRTKEFLMGFPALMVAIYFARNKYNFFAFSAGLVAVIGQSSITNTFSHLRTPVYLSLARTAYALGLGIVLGAIYIIIIEICLKGLNKGLNLLMTGAEKGRN; encoded by the coding sequence ATGATAAAAAAGAATAAAATCTTTTTAATTATTGTACTAAGTATAGCAATATTAGCTACAACAATATTTCAGAGAATGACTATAGAATCCAACAACAAGGTAGTAGATGTAGTGCTCGATTATGCAGAGATGAATGAATTGGCATTGCAGTCAGATAATGAATTAAAGTGGTGGTTTAGCAACTTTAAAGATTTCGGAATTAAATATGTAGGGCTACACGAGGAAACTCTTAGTTCGCTGGTTCATGATAATAAAGATGTAAATATTATCATGGGTTGGGAATTATTACAAAATAATACAACAAAGGAAACATATTTAAGTAATTTGGAAAATGATTCTAAAGAGTATGAAATTAGTAAATATGATGTTTTAATAACTACTGAGTCTGAAGAAACCTTTAATTTTATAAATGATGGCTTAACTAGTCGATACGATAAAGAATTATTTGAAGTTTTATCTAATGAAGATAAATACACTATACTGCTTAAAGGCACTATTTATGATATGGTTTATCTTCAAAATCAATCTCTATCAGATGTCAATGGTAAGGGAGTTCCTATAGATCCTATAAAGCAAAATCCGTATACTTCAAAGCTAGTGAATTTAGGTTTAGGATTTGATGCTGAAAAGATAGAACTTATTAAAGCAAGCGGATTAGAAGTACTGCCAAGACCTTCAAACTACAGTCAATGGACAACGGACAAATATATCGATGCATTATTTAAGGATTATGAAGATTTTAATATGATTCCACCTGTATTTATATTTACAGGAGATGCAATGCTAGGATATCCTGATTACAATCATATAGTATCAGAGTATATGCAGAATAATAATATAAAAGTAGGCTTAATAGAATCATCAGTACAAAGAGGGCATATGGACCAAAAAGTAGTAGAAGATTTAGCCAAAGGTTTGGAATATAATGCAGTAAGGATTTTTTCTATACCTAATTATATCCAAGAAAGATTTAAGTTCTACAATTATGAAGGTGCGGAGGAAATAGAAAACACTTTATATAGAGCAGTAACAGAGAGAAATATAAGATTAATTTATTTTAAACCATTTAAAGAAAGTACAAGATCATATGTAACTGATTTTGAAGAATATGAAAAAATGTTTAACAGGTTTGAAGAAAGAATAGCTGCCCATGATATGACTATTGGAAGAAGCAGTGTTATGAAGCCAAATCGTGTTCGTATAGCTAAGCAGACTTTAATAGGCTGGGGAGTCGTTGCTGCTGGAATTTTACTGTTATCTACTTTGTTTAATATGTCTAAAAAAATAAAATATGCTTTATTAGCAATTGGTATGTTATTAGTGCCTGCTGCATACATCGTAAAACCATTATTAATGGAGAAGATGATGGCTCTTGCAGCTTCTATTATATTTCCTTCATTAGCAATGGCTTGGGTATGTAAGGAGTGCAAAAAACACTTTAATAGTAATGAGAAAAAGTATTCATTATTAAATACTATTATAATTGCGTCAAAGGATTTAATAATAGCAACAGCTATTTCATTACTTGGAGGATTTTTTGTTGGGGGAATTTTATCTAATACTGATTTTCTATTGGAAATGGATATATTTAGAGGTGTAAAGATTAGCCAAATGCTTCCAATAGTCATATATGGAGCTACTTATATAGCCTATTTTGGATATAAAAACAAGAAACAAGTTAAAAATAGACCTTCATTAAAACTAGAAGATATAAAAACTCTTTTATTTGAAGATGTAAAAATAATTTATGTTCTATTATCGGCAATACTATTAGTAGTAGGATATATATACATTGCCAGAACTGGACATGAAACAAATATCCAGCCGTCTACCTTCGAGATGATAGCAAGAAATATATTGGAGGAAAACTTATTAGCAAGACCTAGAACAAAAGAATTTTTAATGGGCTTTCCAGCTTTAATGGTAGCTATATATTTTGCGCGCAATAAATACAATTTCTTTGCCTTTTCTGCAGGCTTAGTGGCTGTTATAGGACAATCCTCAATTACCAATACATTTAGTCATTTAAGAACTCCAGTATATTTATCACTTGCACGTACAGCCTATGCACTAGGATTAGGTATAGTTTTGGGAGCTATATATATTATAATTATAGAAATATGTTTAAAAGGACTAAATAAAGGACTAAATTTATTAATGACCGGAGCTGAGAAAGGAAGAAATTAA
- a CDS encoding ABC transporter permease: MLRYIGQRLVAMAITLFLLVSLLFFTIRLMPGSIVSDPMLPPETKAAIEAKYHLDKPLVVQYGYFVKDAMKLDFGRSLKVQPKVPVFDIIKDKLPITIQLNIFSLLITVPLGIIFGIAAALKKNTTIDHSLSIMVVAFISIPSFVFAALLQYFVAFKWGLVPILLTTEPGFNWSKFVSMILPILAISFSGIAVITRYMRAELCEVLNSDYMLLAKTKGLTQVQATVRHAIRNSFIPLANIIIPMFFSVLAGSMVIENIFGIPGIGQLSVRSINALDHPLTIAVMFFYGVIGLVSILVVDLSYGIIDPRIRIGGGK, translated from the coding sequence TATGGCAATTACTTTATTTTTGCTCGTTAGTTTATTGTTTTTTACAATTAGGTTAATGCCTGGAAGTATTGTTAGTGATCCTATGTTACCACCAGAGACCAAAGCTGCAATAGAGGCAAAATATCATTTAGATAAGCCCTTGGTGGTTCAATATGGATACTTTGTAAAAGATGCAATGAAGCTAGACTTTGGAAGATCGCTTAAGGTTCAACCAAAGGTTCCTGTATTTGATATTATAAAGGATAAGCTTCCTATAACTATACAACTTAATATTTTTTCACTTCTTATCACTGTACCGCTTGGAATTATTTTTGGAATAGCGGCAGCATTGAAGAAAAACACAACAATAGATCATTCACTATCAATTATGGTAGTTGCATTTATATCGATTCCATCCTTTGTTTTTGCGGCTTTACTACAGTATTTTGTCGCTTTTAAATGGGGGTTAGTACCAATACTTCTAACAACGGAGCCAGGATTTAATTGGTCTAAGTTTGTATCCATGATTTTGCCAATACTAGCAATATCCTTCTCAGGAATTGCTGTAATAACAAGATATATGCGTGCTGAGCTCTGTGAAGTTTTGAACTCAGATTATATGCTGTTAGCTAAAACAAAAGGGCTAACTCAAGTACAGGCAACTGTAAGGCATGCTATTCGAAATTCATTTATACCTTTGGCCAACATTATTATACCCATGTTCTTTAGTGTATTAGCTGGGTCTATGGTTATAGAAAATATATTTGGCATACCAGGAATAGGACAGCTATCAGTAAGATCTATCAATGCCTTAGACCATCCACTTACAATTGCTGTTATGTTTTTCTATGGTGTGATTGGTTTAGTATCTATTCTAGTAGTAGATCTTTCATATGGAATTATAGATCCTCGTATCCGTATAGGGGGTGGAAAGTAA